One genomic region from Amphiprion ocellaris isolate individual 3 ecotype Okinawa chromosome 20, ASM2253959v1, whole genome shotgun sequence encodes:
- the ptafr gene encoding platelet-activating factor receptor, translating into MLVTTQPVDMTGTPHLGSTAVDNSTFLDSEFRYVLFPVVYGIIFIVGVFANIYVLFVLRCLREAKAMGEIRIYMTNLTIADLLFVSALPFWIGYYSRNGTWVYGDFMCRLTGSFFFINTYGTILFLGAISVNRYWAVTRPLDAASSDHRRRGIIVCVVIWVFTLSLAVPYLAYPGTNTDSNNVTRCFEGYQNETNFEKKKVAVTHFLIIGMFFLVFFLVVVCNFLIARALLSQNVPQSEFQSSTIKHRKSKRTMSSSTTRPRGVKRRALQMLLAVVGVFVLCFLPHHVVQGFWTLAVLQITEGWGHVNWDENTRQMLNDIHQVTLVLMGLNCILDPMVYYFATRKFRRFIMAHLKKLVKGEGCSHTVTSQLSMDSRNHSQRLQSEHQQPRDDRFKD; encoded by the coding sequence ATGCTGGTGACCACTCAACCAGTTGACATGACAGGAACCCCTCATCTGGGCTCTACAGCCGTCGATAACTCAACCTTCCTGGACTCTGAGTTTCGCTATGTGCTCTTCCCCGTCGTCTATGGCATCATCTTCATCGTGGGCGTCTTTGCTAACATCTACGTATTGTTCGTTCTCCGCTGCCTCCGGGAAGCCAAAGCCATGGGCGAAATCCGCATCTACATGACCAACTTGACCATCGCTGATCTCCTATTTGTGTCTGCCCTCCCTTTTTGGATCGGGTACTACAGCCGTAATGGCACTTGGGTCTACGGAGACTTCATGTGTCGGCTGACGGGCTCGTTCTTCTTCATCAACACCTACGGCACCATCCTCTTCCTGGGAGCCATCAGCGTCAACCGATACTGGGCGGTCACTCGGCCTCTGGACGCGGCGTCTTCAGACCACAGGCGTCGTGGGATCATCGTGTGCGTCGTCATCTGGGTATTCACCCTGTCGTTGGCTGTTCCATATCTGGCATATCCAGGAACCAACACCGACTCCAACAACGTCACTCGCTGTTTTGAAGGATACCAGAACGAAACaaactttgaaaagaaaaaagtggcTGTCactcattttttaataattggAATGTTCTTCCTTGTCTTTTTCCTTGTTGTGGTGTGCAACTTCCTCATCGCTCGGGCCTTACTTTCTCAAAATGTTCCTCAGTCAGAATTTCAATCTTCAACAATTAAACACCGTAAGTCCAAGAGGACCATGTCTTCTTCAACGACAAGGCCCCGAGGGGTGAAGCGGAGGGCTCTGCAGATGTTGTTGGCAGTAGTGGGAGTATTTGTCCTGTGTTTCCTGCCCCACCATGTAGTTCAGGGTTTCTGGACGCTGGCAGTACTGCAGATCACAGAGGGTTGGGGCCACGTGAACTGGGACGAGAACACTCGTCAGATGCTCAATGACATACATCAGGTCACTTTGGTTCTCATGGGCCTCAACTGCATTTTGGATCCTATGGTTTATTATTTTGCCACAAGGAAGTTTAGGAGGTTCATTATGGCACACCTTAAAAAGTTAGTGAAGGGAGAAGGATGCTCGCATACAGTCACTTCACAGCTGTCCATGGACAGCAGGAATCATAGCCAGAGACTCCAGAGTGAGCACCAGCAACCCAGAGACGACAGATTCAAAGATTAG
- the LOC111573346 gene encoding uncharacterized protein LOC111573346 has product MLLGFTLLLLLCESTAVENQTRPINSTAMPETTAAHEDLSFLQVVAVPDYPVAAGQSVSLSCSTGNMSAHVTWFWQHLQHQTWKVVGNGSDLMLTEPQQSGQYRCLAENQLSQRIWSPNHTVYIISIQATVGEYLGMAGFVLSLLSWVFIIAIIFWLSYERLGGTTSTSNTPVKGLPGPQMASKGGLPQGDSDGDVYINYTGSNPAYTDLDPTNMTQDNVYSSI; this is encoded by the exons ATGCTGCTTGGCTTTACTCTCCTTTTACTTCTGTGTGAGAGCACAG CAGTTGAAAACCAGACAAGGCCGATTAACAGCACTGCTATGCCAGAAACTACAGCGGCTCATGAAG ACCTCTCTTTCCTGCAGGTGGTGGCTGTACCAGACTACCCAGTCGCAGCAGGTCAGAGCGTTAGTCTGAGCTGCAGCACTGGTAACATGTCGGCGCACGTCACTTGGTTTTGGCAACACCTGCAACATCAGACCTGGAAAGTAGTGGGCAATGGCAGCGACCTGATGCTCACCGAGCCACAGCAGAGTGGACAGTACCGCTGCCTTGCTGAGAACCAGTTATCTCAGAGGATATGGAGCCCAAACCACACAGTCTATATCATCTCCATCCAAGCAACAG TGGGAGAGTATTTAGGAATGGCTGGCTTCGTCCTTTCTCTTCTGTCCTGGGTTTTCATCATTGCAATTATTTTCTGGCTCTCCTACGAAAGACTTGGTGGCACAACATCCACCTCCAACACCCCGGTTAAAG GTTTGCCTGGACCCCAAATGGCATCAAA GGGAGGATTGCCACAGGGTGACAGTGACGGAGATGTGTACATAAATTACACAGGCAGTAACCCAGCGTACACAGATCTGGATCCCACCAATATGACTCAGGATAATGTGTACTCAAGTATATGA